A section of the Alkalispirochaeta americana genome encodes:
- a CDS encoding flagellar filament outer layer protein FlaA, whose product MSTGRLLGFSLVVALLVPTLSFAQQQATTNFQTIVIEDFDTPGESPWIVRAGKFIAEGYPRVSFVRTFPEALYRREPEGRELRALGVQAAFDRQGYNFLEFIPVEPGEDGEQEPRGIPIPGRVRFLDMWVWGSNFDYYMDIHLRDYRGMVHVLKLGDINYRGWRNLRVEIPTWIPQESRYMAEIRGGEFASDLRGLELVKIVLWTRPRERVNGFFVYLDEIKVETDLYRDPFDGEDLRDPDFVREMWAEGEGM is encoded by the coding sequence ATGAGTACAGGTCGCCTGCTCGGTTTTAGTCTTGTCGTTGCGCTGTTGGTGCCCACACTATCGTTTGCGCAACAGCAGGCAACGACCAACTTTCAGACAATTGTGATAGAAGACTTCGACACCCCCGGGGAGAGCCCCTGGATCGTACGGGCTGGAAAGTTCATCGCCGAGGGGTACCCTCGGGTATCCTTTGTCAGAACCTTTCCCGAAGCGCTCTACCGGCGGGAGCCCGAGGGGCGGGAACTTCGTGCTCTGGGTGTCCAGGCCGCATTTGATCGCCAGGGGTACAACTTTCTGGAGTTCATTCCCGTTGAGCCTGGTGAGGATGGTGAGCAGGAACCACGGGGAATCCCCATTCCCGGCCGGGTCCGCTTTCTTGATATGTGGGTCTGGGGTTCCAACTTTGATTACTACATGGATATCCACCTTCGTGATTATCGAGGCATGGTCCATGTCCTCAAGCTGGGTGACATCAACTACCGGGGCTGGAGAAACCTTCGCGTAGAGATTCCCACCTGGATACCCCAGGAATCACGGTACATGGCGGAGATCCGTGGCGGAGAGTTTGCGTCGGACCTTCGGGGGCTGGAGCTGGTCAAGATCGTGCTCTGGACCCGTCCCCGGGAGCGGGTGAACGGCTTCTTTGTGTATCTGGACGAGATTAAGGTGGAAACTGACCTGTACCGCGATCCCTTTGACGGAGAGGATCTCCGGGATCCTGATTTTGTTCGGGAGATGTGGGCTGAAGGCGAGGGAATGTAA
- the metX gene encoding homoserine O-acetyltransferase MetX: MEQSPNGLVVPRTIQLEIPPGGFPLESGKTLPEVVVQYETYGKLNENRDNTILLLHAFSGDAHAAGLHTPRDRHPGWWDDMVRPGGAFDTNKFFVICSNVLGGCRGTTGPGSKNPTTGIPWAMSFPTVTIGDMVEVQRQLLRQLGIDRLHATAGGSMGGMQALEWAIRYPGIAQQTILLASTHRLGAQGIAFNAVGRNAITSDPNWNKGNYYDGPQPSRGLAIARMVGHITYLSSESMRRKFGRRLQETHQGEEKHLDLQDQFAVESYLEYQGEKFVDRFDANSYIYLSKALDYYDAGASRDGLEAALARTDSRFLVLSYSSDWLFPTDQSKEIVYALARAGKDVSFNEINSPYGHDSFLLESHLQRDLISAFLEGGTS, encoded by the coding sequence GTGGAACAATCACCCAACGGTCTGGTTGTCCCCCGAACCATTCAACTTGAGATTCCCCCCGGAGGATTCCCCCTGGAAAGCGGGAAAACCCTGCCGGAAGTGGTGGTCCAGTACGAGACCTACGGGAAACTGAACGAGAACAGGGACAACACAATTCTTCTTCTTCACGCCTTCAGCGGTGACGCCCATGCGGCCGGCCTCCACACCCCCCGGGACCGTCACCCCGGCTGGTGGGACGATATGGTCCGCCCCGGAGGGGCCTTCGACACGAACAAGTTCTTCGTGATTTGTTCGAACGTCCTGGGAGGGTGCCGTGGCACCACCGGCCCCGGCTCAAAGAACCCCACCACAGGCATCCCCTGGGCGATGTCCTTTCCCACGGTCACCATCGGGGACATGGTGGAGGTCCAGCGCCAGCTCCTGCGGCAACTGGGTATAGACCGTCTCCACGCCACAGCAGGAGGATCCATGGGTGGGATGCAGGCCCTGGAATGGGCCATACGCTATCCCGGGATCGCACAGCAAACAATTCTTCTGGCATCCACCCACCGCCTTGGCGCCCAGGGTATTGCTTTCAACGCCGTGGGGCGCAACGCCATCACCTCGGATCCCAACTGGAACAAGGGGAACTACTACGACGGCCCTCAACCCTCCCGAGGCCTCGCTATCGCCCGCATGGTGGGCCACATTACCTATCTCTCGTCAGAATCGATGCGCCGGAAGTTTGGCCGCCGGCTTCAGGAAACCCACCAGGGCGAGGAGAAACACCTCGATCTTCAGGATCAATTTGCCGTGGAGAGCTACCTGGAATACCAGGGAGAAAAGTTCGTGGACCGTTTCGATGCAAACAGCTACATCTACCTCTCGAAAGCCCTGGACTATTACGATGCCGGGGCCTCCCGGGACGGCCTGGAAGCGGCCCTGGCCCGAACCGACAGCCGGTTCCTCGTCCTTTCCTACTCTTCGGACTGGCTCTTTCCCACGGATCAATCCAAGGAAATCGTCTATGCCCTGGCCCGGGCGGGAAAGGATGTCTCTTTCAACGAGATTAACAGCCCCTACGGCCACGATTCCTTTCTGCTGGAATCACACCTGCAGCGCGATCTCATTAGCGCTTTTCTGGAAGGAGGAACCTCGTGA
- the metW gene encoding methionine biosynthesis protein MetW → MSVFDHIIAMVEPGSTVLDLGCDDGTLLKRLAQEKQVIGRGVDIDDRSIQECIRKGISVFHGDLDEGLKDHPSGSYDYVILSRTLQQVRNPAHLLEEIIRVGRRGIVNYPNFAYLLNRFQLGLGGRMPVNRNIPYSWHNTPNIHFFTHKDFRELCREKHIRITKELFLHRKNPIPPLWPNLLATDVCCLIQR, encoded by the coding sequence GTGAGTGTTTTTGACCATATAATTGCCATGGTGGAGCCGGGATCGACCGTCCTGGACCTGGGTTGCGACGACGGCACCCTCCTGAAACGTCTGGCCCAGGAGAAGCAGGTGATCGGCCGCGGCGTCGACATCGACGACCGATCGATCCAGGAGTGCATCCGAAAGGGAATCAGCGTGTTTCACGGTGACCTCGACGAAGGGCTGAAGGACCACCCTTCGGGAAGTTACGACTACGTCATCCTCAGCCGGACATTGCAGCAAGTCCGTAACCCGGCTCACCTTCTGGAAGAAATCATTCGGGTGGGTCGCCGGGGAATCGTGAACTACCCCAACTTTGCCTATCTGCTCAACCGCTTTCAGCTGGGCCTTGGCGGGAGAATGCCCGTGAACCGCAACATTCCTTATAGCTGGCACAACACCCCGAACATCCATTTTTTCACCCACAAGGACTTCCGGGAGCTCTGTCGCGAGAAACACATCCGCATCACCAAGGAACTCTTTCTCCACCGGAAAAACCCGATACCCCCGCTGTGGCCAAACCTCCTGGCCACTGACGTGTGCTGCCTGATCCAGCGCTGA
- the infC gene encoding translation initiation factor IF-3, whose translation MAKQDLRTNEAIKVREVRLVGSDGQQLGIVPTIEALKMARDQDIDLVEVAPQAKPPVCKILDYGKFKFEQEKNARDSRKKQKLLKLKEVRMQPKIEIHDLEFKTRQIKEFLEQGSKVKVTIRFRGRELAHTDRGKLVLDRILGLLDTPHVVDRRPMMEGRFMSMILSPGSKGK comes from the coding sequence TTGGCCAAACAAGATTTACGCACCAATGAAGCTATAAAGGTGCGAGAGGTTCGACTGGTAGGAAGCGACGGACAACAGCTAGGCATTGTCCCTACCATTGAGGCGCTGAAGATGGCGCGAGATCAGGACATCGACCTGGTCGAGGTTGCGCCCCAGGCAAAACCTCCGGTTTGTAAAATACTTGATTATGGAAAGTTCAAGTTTGAACAGGAGAAAAACGCCCGGGATTCCCGAAAGAAACAGAAGCTCCTGAAACTGAAAGAGGTCAGGATGCAGCCCAAGATCGAAATCCACGATCTTGAGTTCAAAACCCGACAGATCAAAGAGTTTCTGGAGCAAGGCTCCAAGGTTAAGGTAACAATCCGCTTCCGGGGAAGAGAGCTCGCCCACACCGACCGGGGAAAACTCGTCCTCGACCGGATTCTCGGCCTGCTCGATACACCCCACGTGGTTGACCGAAGACCGATGATGGAGGGGCGTTTCATGTCGATGATTCTTTCACCGGGATCCAAGGGTAAATAA
- the rpmI gene encoding 50S ribosomal protein L35 — MPKMKTRRAAAKRFSLTGSGKVKYKKQGLRHILTKKSTKRKRNLRKTGILSPAEEKRARALLGKG, encoded by the coding sequence ATGCCAAAAATGAAAACCCGCCGCGCTGCGGCGAAGCGCTTCTCTCTGACGGGGAGCGGCAAGGTAAAGTACAAGAAGCAGGGACTGCGCCACATTCTTACCAAGAAGTCAACGAAGCGCAAACGCAATTTGCGCAAAACAGGTATCCTGAGTCCTGCCGAAGAAAAGCGGGCCCGGGCCCTGCTTGGCAAGGGCTAA
- the rplT gene encoding 50S ribosomal protein L20, protein MPRAVDGTRRKDRRKKITSQTKGYWGRRKNAFRTAKDALSKSLEYAYRDRKARKRDFRRLWITRISAACRAEGVTYSRFMEGLRKADIQMDRKALSNLAVEDRDAFNQLVSASRAQLDG, encoded by the coding sequence ATGCCACGAGCAGTAGACGGAACGCGGCGCAAGGATCGTCGCAAGAAGATCACTTCGCAAACAAAAGGTTATTGGGGCCGAAGGAAAAACGCCTTCCGCACCGCCAAGGACGCCCTGTCCAAATCGCTGGAATACGCCTATCGGGACCGAAAAGCCCGCAAGAGGGACTTCCGTCGCCTCTGGATCACCCGAATCAGTGCAGCCTGCCGGGCCGAGGGCGTAACCTACTCCCGCTTCATGGAAGGGCTCCGCAAAGCCGACATCCAGATGGACAGAAAAGCCCTCTCAAACCTGGCTGTTGAAGACCGCGACGCTTTTAACCAGCTCGTATCCGCCTCTCGCGCTCAGCTCGACGGCTGA
- a CDS encoding cell division protein ZapB: MIKIEQVRLLEQRVQKVITRVGELQAENTTLREELQTYQDRISDLEARLEGYASSQEEIEAGILSALQRLDEVEDTLGEEGTEGRQIEVDIPSEPESVSQSGEPLQEDEDQDEHQELMNDGADQGDTNPEVAGSETADSEAPGTDPHEASAFHGDDHHGDYNEETNRHGDAHSEEDHRQEGDSFGAGPDESSDSHQTGPELDIF, from the coding sequence ATGATTAAAATCGAACAGGTTCGCCTCCTGGAACAACGCGTACAAAAGGTAATCACCCGGGTAGGCGAGTTGCAGGCGGAAAACACGACCCTCCGTGAAGAGCTCCAGACGTATCAAGACCGGATATCCGACCTTGAGGCACGCCTTGAAGGGTACGCCTCAAGTCAGGAAGAGATCGAAGCAGGAATCCTCAGCGCCCTTCAACGGCTCGATGAGGTTGAAGACACCCTGGGAGAAGAAGGAACGGAAGGTCGCCAGATCGAGGTAGATATACCGTCCGAACCGGAGTCAGTTTCTCAGTCCGGGGAACCCTTGCAAGAGGATGAGGATCAGGACGAACATCAGGAACTGATGAATGACGGGGCTGACCAGGGCGACACCAATCCGGAAGTTGCCGGGAGTGAAACCGCCGACTCCGAAGCACCCGGGACCGACCCCCACGAAGCATCCGCATTCCATGGTGATGATCACCACGGTGACTACAACGAAGAGACAAATCGCCACGGCGATGCTCACTCCGAAGAAGATCACCGCCAGGAAGGGGATTCCTTCGGTGCCGGACCTGATGAAAGCAGCGATTCTCACCAGACCGGGCCCGAACTGGATATCTTCTGA
- a CDS encoding cell division protein ZapA, whose product MSTMMRIDLLGTSFQIQSDEEPEYLEEILSYYRDRLQEIEETVATRDPLKKSILAALVVTDELFRSRSEGASSEDVGEIEEIAHRLLQSIDEILPEPSP is encoded by the coding sequence ATGTCCACGATGATGAGGATCGACTTGCTGGGAACATCCTTCCAGATACAGTCCGACGAAGAACCGGAGTACCTTGAGGAGATCCTCAGTTACTACCGCGATCGGCTTCAGGAGATTGAGGAAACGGTTGCTACCCGAGACCCCCTGAAAAAGTCGATCCTCGCGGCCCTGGTCGTGACGGATGAACTATTCCGGAGCCGCTCCGAAGGGGCGAGCTCCGAAGATGTCGGGGAGATCGAAGAGATCGCCCACCGCCTGCTTCAGTCAATCGACGAGATCCTTCCAGAACCTTCCCCCTGA
- a CDS encoding PilZ domain-containing protein, translating into MNSVPWYPPMALTTSQQITRYYQEFEHTEVTFTQEIIKALFLNTKQIFIKCLGYQWPCIVYSSSMTGARVITTLQPSLKAALSKSKNMVSLRFSFIQREKTDPLAFFVTARITGFSPYGDPSKGLSFITLHYTQRPPDDLIERLGNLLSATISSQRRREERIIISPDVQKKLGLSSKGAYIEVDKVPRKGLIRDISFGGAKVIMQGVPQFLVNRPALIRLDFEEPEEQVVIPAKIVRFEPVEGRSDLAAYAIQYEETKIPMTYKLRLNDYLRFVKSPSPKASPAPAAGTPHDSGASTQ; encoded by the coding sequence ATGAATAGCGTACCGTGGTACCCACCCATGGCGCTCACTACCAGTCAACAGATCACACGATACTATCAAGAGTTCGAGCACACAGAAGTAACGTTCACCCAGGAAATCATCAAGGCCCTCTTTCTCAATACAAAACAGATTTTCATCAAGTGCCTGGGATATCAGTGGCCATGTATCGTTTATTCCAGCTCCATGACCGGCGCCCGGGTTATCACCACCCTTCAACCCTCCCTGAAAGCAGCCCTGAGCAAATCAAAGAACATGGTGTCCCTCAGGTTCAGCTTTATCCAGCGGGAAAAAACAGACCCCCTGGCCTTCTTCGTCACAGCCCGAATCACAGGATTCTCACCCTACGGAGATCCCTCAAAGGGTCTGAGCTTCATCACCCTCCACTACACCCAGCGCCCTCCCGACGATCTGATCGAGCGCCTGGGAAACCTCCTCTCGGCAACAATTTCCTCCCAGCGCCGACGGGAGGAGCGGATCATCATCTCCCCCGATGTGCAGAAGAAACTTGGCCTCAGCAGCAAGGGCGCCTATATCGAGGTGGACAAGGTTCCCCGAAAAGGGCTGATCCGGGATATATCCTTCGGCGGTGCAAAGGTAATCATGCAGGGAGTTCCTCAATTCCTGGTGAACCGGCCGGCACTGATACGCCTGGATTTCGAAGAACCCGAGGAGCAGGTGGTCATCCCCGCAAAAATCGTCCGCTTTGAGCCCGTGGAAGGCCGTTCTGACCTGGCCGCCTACGCCATACAATATGAAGAAACAAAAATCCCCATGACCTACAAACTTCGGCTCAACGATTATCTGCGCTTTGTCAAAAGCCCCTCACCCAAAGCATCCCCTGCTCCGGCAGCCGGGACACCCCACGATTCAGGCGCATCAACCCAATAA
- a CDS encoding tetratricopeptide repeat protein, translating into METHDTDPLKNVVFISLPDEISLPDEVARSLTETTGTAGAALLDPAVLLPVETSGTPDSWNLDELTWEMILAGMLKVLAYKPDHEDAPLYRNFLGEVRPRLVEELAETGIINARNENFDLAEEIFRALSGLVPEGIEGPVNLALTLEQRADALQKIGKDNAAESCRTRACAIYQDLIARDAELPPSVHLNAGLFFLRLYRVEEAKRRLEFFLEYNQDKDDEAVTRVQKILAEIDSQSTTDRLFREAFECIKAGREQEGIRHITEFLQTHPQAWNGWFLLGWGHRRLSHFDQAAEAFEKARSLGGNTADTLNELAICRMELGDFSTSRRLLIEALNQEPDNTKIMSNLGVLAMKEENIPEARRYFNTVLELEPEDPVALQYQALLG; encoded by the coding sequence ATGGAAACTCACGATACCGATCCCTTGAAAAACGTCGTCTTTATCTCCCTTCCCGATGAAATCTCCCTTCCCGATGAAGTTGCCCGGTCCCTGACAGAAACCACCGGAACAGCCGGAGCGGCACTACTGGACCCGGCGGTACTGCTGCCGGTAGAAACCTCGGGAACCCCTGACTCCTGGAATCTCGACGAGCTGACCTGGGAGATGATCCTGGCGGGCATGCTCAAGGTTCTGGCCTACAAACCGGATCACGAAGACGCCCCCCTGTACCGGAACTTTCTCGGAGAAGTCCGCCCCCGTCTGGTGGAGGAGCTGGCCGAAACGGGAATCATCAACGCCCGCAACGAGAACTTCGATTTGGCCGAGGAAATCTTCCGAGCCCTCTCGGGGCTGGTTCCTGAGGGAATCGAGGGGCCGGTGAATCTGGCCCTCACCCTGGAACAGCGCGCCGATGCGCTCCAGAAGATCGGAAAAGATAACGCCGCCGAAAGTTGCCGCACCCGGGCCTGCGCCATCTATCAGGACCTCATCGCCCGGGATGCAGAGCTCCCTCCCTCGGTTCACCTCAACGCAGGGCTCTTCTTTTTGCGCCTCTACCGCGTGGAAGAGGCAAAACGCCGTCTGGAGTTCTTCCTGGAATACAACCAGGACAAGGACGACGAGGCTGTCACCAGGGTGCAAAAGATTCTTGCCGAGATCGATTCCCAGAGCACCACGGACCGCCTCTTCAGGGAAGCCTTCGAGTGCATCAAGGCAGGCCGCGAACAAGAAGGAATCCGCCACATCACGGAGTTCCTCCAGACTCACCCCCAGGCATGGAACGGCTGGTTTCTCCTGGGCTGGGGCCACCGAAGACTAAGCCACTTTGACCAGGCCGCCGAAGCCTTCGAAAAAGCCCGCTCCCTGGGGGGCAACACCGCCGACACCCTGAACGAACTCGCCATCTGCCGGATGGAGCTGGGCGATTTCAGCACAAGCCGGCGCCTTCTGATCGAAGCCCTGAACCAGGAGCCGGACAACACCAAGATCATGTCGAACCTGGGCGTCCTTGCCATGAAAGAAGAAAACATTCCCGAGGCACGGCGCTACTTCAACACCGTTCTGGAACTGGAGCCGGAAGACCCCGTGGCGCTTCAATATCAGGCACTTCTGGGATAA
- a CDS encoding flagellin N-terminal helical domain-containing protein, producing MIINHNMSAMFAQRRQGITTQDVQGNIEKLSSGLRINRAGDDASGLAVSEKMRSQIRGLNQASRNAADGISLIQTTEGHLQSSQDVLQRLRELAVQSANGIYTAEDRMQIQVEVSQLIDEIDRVASHAQFNGMNLLTGRFARDTGNNVVTASMYFQIGANMDQRERVYIGTMTAAALGLRQDQEMMSLSSPDSANASIGLLDTALRSVSKQRADLGAYQNRLEMAVQGIDIAAENLQAAESRIRDVDMASEVVDFTKNQILAQSSTAMLAQANTQGQSVLQLLG from the coding sequence ATGATTATTAATCACAACATGAGCGCCATGTTCGCCCAGCGCCGCCAGGGTATTACCACCCAGGATGTGCAGGGAAACATCGAAAAACTGAGCTCGGGGCTCCGGATTAACCGAGCCGGCGACGATGCCAGTGGTCTTGCCGTGAGCGAGAAGATGCGCAGCCAGATCCGCGGCCTCAACCAGGCCTCGCGGAACGCCGCCGACGGAATCTCGCTGATCCAGACCACAGAAGGGCACCTTCAGTCGTCTCAGGACGTGCTCCAGCGTCTCCGGGAACTGGCCGTTCAGTCCGCCAACGGCATCTACACTGCCGAGGACCGAATGCAGATCCAGGTAGAGGTCTCCCAACTGATCGACGAGATCGACCGGGTTGCCTCCCACGCCCAGTTTAACGGCATGAATCTCCTCACGGGCCGCTTTGCCCGGGATACGGGAAACAACGTGGTCACAGCCTCGATGTATTTCCAGATCGGAGCCAACATGGATCAGCGCGAGCGCGTCTACATCGGCACCATGACCGCAGCAGCCCTGGGCCTGCGCCAGGACCAGGAGATGATGTCCCTCTCCAGCCCCGACTCGGCCAACGCCTCAATAGGCCTTCTGGACACGGCCCTGCGGTCTGTCAGCAAGCAACGGGCCGACCTGGGAGCGTATCAGAACCGTCTGGAGATGGCGGTCCAGGGAATCGATATCGCTGCGGAGAACCTCCAGGCGGCGGAATCGCGGATCCGGGACGTGGATATGGCTTCGGAAGTTGTAGACTTCACCAAGAACCAGATCCTGGCCCAATCCAGCACAGCCATGCTTGCCCAGGCCAATACCCAGGGACAATCTGTGTTGCAATTGTTGGGGTAG
- a CDS encoding flagellin N-terminal helical domain-containing protein translates to MIINHNASAAFASRTLGSRGTEMNRSIEQLSSGQRINRAGDDASGLAVSEKLRSQIRGLNQAERNIQNAVSFIQTTEGYLQSSQDILQRLRELSVQSANGIYTAEDRMQIQVEVSQLVDEINRIASHAQFNGMNILTGSFARDSATGGVMQFHIGANMDQSERVFVGTMTAQALGLENVQGEDGIISISTPDAANQAIGMIDAALRQVSSQRADLGAYQNRFETAQQGVAIAAENLAASESQIRDQDMASGVVDFVRNQILTQSNTAMLAQANTQSQSVLQLLG, encoded by the coding sequence ATGATTATTAACCACAACGCGAGCGCAGCGTTTGCAAGCAGGACCTTGGGTTCCCGCGGAACCGAGATGAACCGCTCCATAGAGCAACTGAGCTCAGGACAGCGGATCAACCGGGCCGGGGACGATGCCAGCGGGCTGGCGGTGAGCGAAAAGCTCCGCAGTCAGATTCGCGGGCTCAACCAGGCAGAGCGGAATATCCAGAATGCGGTGTCGTTCATTCAGACTACCGAAGGCTATCTTCAGTCATCGCAGGATATTCTTCAGCGCCTCAGGGAACTTTCGGTACAGTCCGCCAACGGGATCTACACCGCCGAGGATCGAATGCAGATTCAGGTGGAGGTTTCCCAGCTGGTAGACGAGATCAACCGGATTGCATCGCATGCCCAGTTCAACGGGATGAATATCCTTACGGGATCCTTCGCCCGGGACAGCGCCACCGGTGGTGTCATGCAGTTCCACATCGGAGCTAACATGGACCAGAGTGAGCGGGTTTTTGTTGGAACCATGACCGCTCAGGCCCTGGGGCTGGAGAACGTTCAGGGGGAAGACGGAATCATCAGCATTTCCACCCCCGACGCAGCGAACCAGGCAATCGGTATGATCGACGCGGCGCTTCGCCAGGTTTCCAGTCAGCGAGCAGACTTGGGAGCCTACCAGAACCGGTTTGAGACGGCCCAGCAGGGTGTTGCCATTGCGGCAGAAAACCTGGCGGCCTCGGAATCACAGATCCGTGACCAGGATATGGCCAGCGGGGTTGTTGATTTCGTGCGCAACCAGATCCTGACCCAGTCCAACACTGCCATGCTGGCTCAGGCCAACACGCAGTCCCAGTCGGTGCTGCAGCTGCTCGGGTAA
- a CDS encoding flagellar protein FlaG — protein MALEITPVLHQHQGTQNSQPRISLDEAREKAKKVAAELREQHPSPEEIRKSIAELRRVTRNFNKQLNFSYNEDLGQMIVKVIDRNTDTVIRELPPAELQRVHIRIREAIGLLFDETI, from the coding sequence ATGGCTTTAGAAATCACTCCGGTGCTCCACCAGCACCAGGGAACGCAAAACTCCCAGCCCCGCATCAGCCTTGATGAGGCCCGGGAGAAAGCAAAAAAAGTTGCCGCCGAACTCCGGGAACAGCATCCCTCGCCTGAGGAGATCCGGAAAAGCATAGCAGAGTTACGGCGTGTCACGCGCAACTTCAATAAACAGCTGAACTTTTCTTACAACGAAGATCTGGGGCAGATGATCGTCAAGGTGATTGATCGAAACACCGATACAGTAATCAGGGAGTTGCCGCCGGCAGAACTTCAGCGCGTACACATCCGGATTCGGGAAGCGATCGGGTTGCTCTTTGACGAGACGATCTAG